In Xiphophorus hellerii strain 12219 chromosome 4, Xiphophorus_hellerii-4.1, whole genome shotgun sequence, a single genomic region encodes these proteins:
- the LOC116718058 gene encoding trans-1,2-dihydrobenzene-1,2-diol dehydrogenase-like isoform X2 yields MATRCGICSAGKISHDFTVALKTLPAKDHQVVAIAARKLEDAEEFARKQSISKAYGSYEELARDPNVDVVYVGNIHPYHLKACLLFMNAKKNVLCEKPLAINTKEVKEILDSTKRNQVFFMEAVWTRFFPVSVEVRKMLAQGEIGEVKMVRSEFGVPVLHNRRVVEKELGGGALLNIGMYCLQFVCMVYNGERPESIQASGVCLDTGVDETVIVTLKFSEKRMAVFTYSSSIQLPNDAIIVGTKGTIQIPARMWCPTSLIVNGKETQYPLPEPHFPLNFLNTTGMRYEAEEVRQCLIKGLKESPVMSHSDSLLLAELEDEIRRQVGVVYSQDCQ; encoded by the exons ATGGCAACCAGGTGTGGAATCTGCAGCGCGGGGAAGATCAGTCATGACTTTACTGTGGCTCTGAAAACTCTTCCTGCAAAAGACCATCAG GTTGTGGCTATTGCAGCTCGTAAGTTGGAGGATGCTGAAGAGTTTGCCAGGAAACAGAGCATCTCTAAGGCTTACGGCAGCTACGAGGAGCTGGCCAGAGATCCAAATGTAG ATGTGGTGTATGTTGGGAACATCCACCCATACCATCTGAAGGCCTGTCTGCTCTTCATGAACGCCAAGAAGAATGTTCTGTGTGAGAAACCGCTGGCCATAAACACCAAAGAAGTGAAAGAGATTCTGGACTCTACCAAAAGGAATCAAGTCTTCTTCATGGAG GCCGTGTGGACCCGTTTCTTCCCAGTTTCTGTGGAGGTTAGGAAGATGCTGGCGCAGGGGGAAATAGGAGAGGTGAAAATGGTTCGGTCGGAGTTTGGAGTCCCTGTTTTGCACAACCGAAGAGTAGTAGAGAAGGAGTTGGGTGGAGGAGCGTTGTTGAACATTGGCATGTACTGCCTGCAGTTTGTGTGTATGGTGTACAATGGAGAGAGGCCAGAGAGCATCCAGGCTAGCGGGGTCTGCCTGGACACAG GGGTGGATGAAACTGTGATTGTAACTCTGAAGTTTTCAGAGAAGAGAATGGCAGTGTTTACTTACTCTTCCAGTATACAGCTTCCTAATGATGCCATTATTGTTGGAACCAAGGGCACCATCCAG ATCCCTGCCAGAATGTGGTGCCCCACATCGCTAATTGTGAATGGGAAGGAGACCCAGTATCCCTTGCCTGAACCGCATTTCCCTTTGAACTTCCTCAACACCACAGGGATGCGTTATGAAGCAGAGGAAGTCCGACAGTGTTTGATCAAAG GGCTGAAGGAGAGTCCAGTCATGTCTCACTCAGACTCTCTTCTGCTGGCAGAACTGGAGGATGAAATCCGTAGGCAGGTGGGCGTGGTGTACAGCCAAGACTGCCAGTAA
- the LOC116718058 gene encoding trans-1,2-dihydrobenzene-1,2-diol dehydrogenase-like isoform X1, translated as MFVSDQQLLSNMATRWGICSAGKISHDFAVALKTLPAEDHQVVAIAARKLEDAEEFARKQSISKAYGSYEELARDPNVDVVYVGNIHPYHLKACLLFMNAKKNVLCEKPLAINTKEVKEILDSTKRNQVFFMEAVWTRFFPVSVEVRKMLAQGEIGEVKMVRSEFGVPVLHNRRVVEKELGGGALLNIGMYCLQFVCMVYNGERPESIQASGVCLDTGVDETVIVTLKFSEKRMAVFTYSSSIQLPNDAIIVGTKGTIQIPARMWCPTSLIVNGKETQYPLPEPHFPLNFLNTTGMRYEAEEVRQCLIKGLKESPVMSHSDSLLLAELEDEIRRQVGVVYSQDCQ; from the exons atgtttgtttctgacCAACAACTTTTGAGCAACATGGCAACCAGGTGGGGAATATGCAGCGCTGGGAAGATCAGTCATGACTTTGCTGTTGCTTTAAAAACCCTTCCTGCTGAAGACCATCAG GTTGTGGCTATTGCAGCTCGTAAGTTGGAGGATGCTGAAGAGTTTGCCAGGAAACAGAGCATCTCTAAGGCTTACGGCAGCTACGAGGAGCTGGCCAGAGATCCAAATGTAG ATGTGGTGTATGTTGGGAACATCCACCCATACCATCTGAAGGCCTGTCTGCTCTTCATGAACGCCAAGAAGAATGTTCTGTGTGAGAAACCGCTGGCCATAAACACCAAAGAAGTGAAAGAGATTCTGGACTCTACCAAAAGGAATCAAGTCTTCTTCATGGAG GCCGTGTGGACCCGTTTCTTCCCAGTTTCTGTGGAGGTTAGGAAGATGCTGGCGCAGGGGGAAATAGGAGAGGTGAAAATGGTTCGGTCGGAGTTTGGAGTCCCTGTTTTGCACAACCGAAGAGTAGTAGAGAAGGAGTTGGGTGGAGGAGCGTTGTTGAACATTGGCATGTACTGCCTGCAGTTTGTGTGTATGGTGTACAATGGAGAGAGGCCAGAGAGCATCCAGGCTAGCGGGGTCTGCCTGGACACAG GGGTGGATGAAACTGTGATTGTAACTCTGAAGTTTTCAGAGAAGAGAATGGCAGTGTTTACTTACTCTTCCAGTATACAGCTTCCTAATGATGCCATTATTGTTGGAACCAAGGGCACCATCCAG ATCCCTGCCAGAATGTGGTGCCCCACATCGCTAATTGTGAATGGGAAGGAGACCCAGTATCCCTTGCCTGAACCGCATTTCCCTTTGAACTTCCTCAACACCACAGGGATGCGTTATGAAGCAGAGGAAGTCCGACAGTGTTTGATCAAAG GGCTGAAGGAGAGTCCAGTCATGTCTCACTCAGACTCTCTTCTGCTGGCAGAACTGGAGGATGAAATCCGTAGGCAGGTGGGCGTGGTGTACAGCCAAGACTGCCAGTAA